One Sulfurimonas sp. HSL-3221 genomic window, CTCCAGCTGCGCATAAAGATAGGCAGCGTTGATATCCGCCGGCAGGTAGGATGAACCGATATCGACCCAGGTATACTTGTCCACCATCCCCCGAAAGAACTGGCTGCGGTTTGTCCCCTTCTCCCGGATGACCTCCGCCCGCTCGGCGAAACGCCCGTCGTTGATGATCAGCAGTCCGCCCTCGCCGCCGGCGGTGTAGTTCTTCGTCTCGTGGAAACTGTAGGTTCCGATGTGCCCGATGGTGCCCAGCGCTCGCCCCTTATAGGTCGCCTGCATCCCCTGCGCGGCATCCTCGATGACGTAGAGATCGTGGCGTTCCGCGATCGCCATGATCGTATCCATCTCGCAGCCGACGCCGGCGTAGTGGACCGGCACGATCGCCTTCGTTTTATCGGTGATCGCCGCTTCGATCTTCGTCTCGTCGATATTGAGGGTGTCGGGACGGATGTCGACGAAAACGATCTTCGCCCCTCTCAGGACGAACGCGTTGGCCGTCGATACGAAGGTGTAACTCGGCATGATCACCTCATCGCCCGGCTCGATCTCTATCAGAATAGCCGCCATCTCCAGGGCATGGGTGCATGACGTCGTCAAGAGCGCCTTGGCACACCCGAGCTCGCGCTCGAACCATTCGTGGCACTTCTTCGTGAATAAGCCGTCACCGGAGATCTTCCCGCTTCGAACCGCTTCGAGCATATACGCATCTTCTTTACCTGTGTACGCCGGTACATTAAAAAAAATCATGAGGGTCTGTCCACCTTTTCAAATCGGGATCGAAACTGTTTCAGGGGCAATACGCTTTCGCCTGTTTTGCTCTTTCGGGCATCGAGGATCCTGAGCACTCCTCGCTTGCAA contains:
- the rffA gene encoding dTDP-4-amino-4,6-dideoxygalactose transaminase → MIFFNVPAYTGKEDAYMLEAVRSGKISGDGLFTKKCHEWFERELGCAKALLTTSCTHALEMAAILIEIEPGDEVIMPSYTFVSTANAFVLRGAKIVFVDIRPDTLNIDETKIEAAITDKTKAIVPVHYAGVGCEMDTIMAIAERHDLYVIEDAAQGMQATYKGRALGTIGHIGTYSFHETKNYTAGGEGGLLIINDGRFAERAEVIREKGTNRSQFFRGMVDKYTWVDIGSSYLPADINAAYLYAQLESADAVNADRLASWRHYYDAFALLEKKGIDLPTIPAHCEHNAHMFYLKCRSFEERTAFLEHCKTEEILAVFHYIPLHASPAGKRFSRFHGEDRFTTVESERLVRLPLYFGMGEATRQQVIDVVTSFYGD